A single region of the Pontibacter kalidii genome encodes:
- a CDS encoding argonaute/piwi family protein codes for MNLRYIKEPLLEFGRGGRFECPRQGIYNFAPYDIDKQVRPEKINVGIIGRSDSVDEVLDWLKNCRDKVVAPVQRQAKHPKLYPNFCGFNKDNGFYSELAFDETYTKKINNSDFDKIIKEYNNLEDRITEVADLYLSHIKFLSKNKRPDVIICVLPEKLVPLLNQQVDLKKDSEDILDDLQDSLEDEGNSEREQNFRSLLKAKSMQYNVPIQIIRDRITKPSGEMQDPSTIAWNIFTALYYKASGIPWAMVKSSNIVCYAGIGFYKSRDRQTTQTSVAQIFNELGKGVILRGGEVTIKRNDRTPHLTESQAYEILDNALTEYKEAIGTIPPQRLVLHKTSNFNDAEIAGFEAAAINKHGVGALDLVTINERSGIRLFRENDYPVLRGTHLRLSKENHVLYTRGSVPFYETYTGQYIPNPIEIRLFRHDENPDIICDEILALTKMNWNNTQFDRRLPITIECARNVGAILKYMNDSDPMQLKYSFYM; via the coding sequence ATGAACTTAAGATATATTAAAGAACCTCTATTAGAATTTGGTAGAGGTGGGAGATTTGAATGTCCGCGTCAGGGTATCTATAACTTTGCACCTTACGATATAGATAAACAAGTAAGACCTGAGAAAATTAATGTCGGAATAATTGGCAGAAGCGACAGCGTTGATGAAGTTTTAGATTGGTTAAAAAATTGTAGAGATAAAGTTGTTGCACCAGTTCAACGGCAGGCAAAACACCCAAAACTTTATCCTAATTTTTGTGGATTTAATAAGGATAATGGCTTTTATTCAGAATTAGCCTTTGATGAAACTTATACAAAAAAAATCAATAATTCTGACTTTGATAAGATTATTAAAGAGTATAATAATTTAGAAGATAGGATTACTGAAGTTGCTGATTTGTACCTTAGCCATATTAAGTTTTTATCTAAGAATAAAAGACCTGATGTGATCATATGTGTTCTTCCTGAGAAGCTTGTTCCTTTATTAAATCAACAGGTAGACTTAAAAAAGGATTCAGAAGATATTTTAGATGATTTACAAGATTCTTTAGAGGATGAGGGCAATAGCGAAAGAGAGCAGAATTTCAGAAGCCTTCTGAAGGCGAAATCTATGCAATATAATGTACCTATCCAGATTATTAGAGATAGGATAACCAAGCCAAGCGGTGAAATGCAGGATCCATCAACCATTGCATGGAACATTTTCACAGCACTCTATTATAAAGCATCAGGTATACCATGGGCTATGGTAAAGTCGTCTAATATCGTTTGTTATGCAGGAATAGGTTTTTATAAAAGTAGGGATAGACAAACAACACAAACAAGTGTAGCACAAATATTTAACGAGCTTGGTAAAGGAGTAATTTTAAGAGGTGGAGAAGTAACTATTAAAAGAAATGATAGAACACCTCATTTAACTGAGTCACAAGCCTACGAAATTTTAGACAATGCTCTTACGGAATATAAAGAAGCTATAGGTACTATTCCGCCTCAAAGGCTTGTGTTACATAAGACATCAAATTTCAATGATGCTGAAATTGCTGGGTTTGAGGCTGCTGCAATAAATAAACATGGTGTTGGAGCTTTAGATTTGGTAACAATAAATGAAAGATCTGGGATTAGGCTCTTTCGTGAAAATGATTATCCTGTTTTGAGAGGAACACATTTGAGGCTTAGTAAGGAAAATCATGTACTATATACGAGAGGATCTGTACCATTTTATGAAACATATACAGGGCAATACATCCCGAATCCTATTGAGATTAGGCTATTTAGACATGATGAAAACCCTGATATTATATGTGATGAGATTTTAGCTTTAACTAAAATGAATTGGAATAATACTCAGTTCGATAGAAGACTACCAATTACAATTGAATGTGCAAGAAACGTTGGAGCAATTTTGAAGTACATGAATGATAGCGATCCTATGCAGTTAAAGTATAGCTTCTATATGTAA
- a CDS encoding type I restriction endonuclease subunit R, whose translation MSQYLAEEAIEQAAIAWLRELEPYTYQHGSEIKRDLSKAVLEDVFGAFLQRRYPQVPLKVLAELKQEFLYNSGTDLHQRNHAFHLKLSKGISKTWKDDTGRQHFGHFYPIAYDDISQNEFLVVNQFTIIGKSKRIPDLIIFVNGLPLVLFEFKNLFNQDATVEAAYNQVQHYTYQIPQLFEYNALTIVSDGQTTLHGMYSSGLEWFAAWKSIDGREVVGNDFALETLIKGLLVPGRLLQYVRHYIFHEPDKGQLIKKGAKYHQFFGIQYALQETLKSVKPYGDGRIGVVWHTTRSGKSITMAIYTGILRQLPELKNPTIVVQVDRFDLNRQLFDDFVAAKDLVGDVRIANTTDELRSLLSGDSGGVVFSTVQKFNLKDTATGRELEHPVLSTRDNIIVIADECHRTQYGLVQGFANNLRRALPQASFIGFTGTPVDSKDADTVAVFGDIIHTYDIRQATEDKAVVPIYYEPRLAKLHLGNEQLEEEAEEITGGLEEHEKNRILWAAMEDAAGAKERVEAIARDILQHYTSREKSLSGKAMIVCMSRRNCMKLYDALSALEGCPEVAVIMTTNIAKDPVAWNPHVRSKEQMEGIKARFKDPDDPLKLVIVRDMWLTGFDNPAMHTLYVDKVMSGHNLIQAVNRVATVFRDKPSGLIVDYIGIGDKLRDATKKYTSAGGEGKVTFDIEEAYSLTQEVIHLLQEVMPEDFNYITWPALAGSDKIKLVSQATNYVVSEDERCKAFMLNEKKLSSLAPIVKSHASINDIALDLIFFQHVGAAVRKVKYPSTNIKKSQGQIKDLIHRSIESEDVVDVFQMAGIERFDISIINDDFLATAKEQKTGNELKLELLRQIMNDEIKVRSMKNLVKYRKLKEEVERIISDYHNHFFDSLVAMEKLREVARHIQEEDERRNQLGLTEEEEAFYEILAKHPNAVQDFDLIKELVQKILAEVKKSASQPDWYKKDDTKAQLQLAVKKVLRFKVKAELQEILDEVMEQAEARYKEYNMSVA comes from the coding sequence ATGAGCCAGTACTTAGCTGAAGAAGCCATTGAGCAAGCGGCCATTGCCTGGCTGCGCGAACTGGAGCCCTATACCTACCAACACGGGTCCGAGATAAAGCGCGACCTGAGCAAAGCCGTGCTCGAAGACGTGTTTGGGGCATTTCTGCAGCGCCGCTACCCGCAGGTGCCACTAAAGGTGCTGGCCGAGCTGAAGCAGGAGTTCCTCTACAACTCTGGCACCGACCTGCACCAGCGCAACCACGCCTTCCACCTCAAGCTCAGCAAAGGCATCAGCAAAACCTGGAAAGACGATACGGGCAGACAACACTTCGGACACTTCTACCCTATCGCCTACGACGACATATCGCAGAACGAATTTCTGGTCGTCAACCAGTTCACCATCATCGGCAAAAGCAAGCGCATTCCCGACCTCATCATTTTCGTGAACGGCCTGCCGTTGGTGCTTTTCGAATTCAAAAACCTGTTTAACCAGGACGCCACCGTAGAAGCCGCCTACAACCAGGTGCAGCACTATACCTACCAGATTCCGCAGCTCTTCGAGTACAATGCCTTAACTATAGTTAGCGACGGCCAGACCACCCTGCACGGCATGTACAGCAGCGGTCTGGAGTGGTTCGCCGCCTGGAAAAGTATAGACGGCCGAGAGGTAGTCGGCAACGACTTCGCGCTGGAAACCCTCATCAAAGGCCTGCTCGTGCCCGGGCGCCTTTTGCAATACGTGCGCCACTATATCTTCCACGAGCCCGACAAGGGCCAGCTGATCAAGAAAGGCGCCAAGTACCACCAGTTCTTCGGCATACAGTATGCCCTGCAGGAAACGCTCAAGTCGGTGAAGCCCTACGGCGACGGACGCATTGGCGTGGTATGGCACACCACCCGCTCTGGCAAAAGCATTACCATGGCCATTTACACCGGTATTCTGCGCCAGCTGCCCGAGCTGAAGAACCCGACCATTGTAGTACAGGTAGACCGCTTCGACCTCAACCGCCAGCTCTTCGACGATTTCGTGGCCGCCAAAGACTTGGTAGGCGATGTACGTATAGCCAACACCACCGACGAGCTGCGCAGCCTGCTCAGCGGCGATAGCGGCGGCGTGGTGTTCAGCACCGTGCAGAAGTTTAACCTGAAAGACACCGCCACCGGCCGCGAGCTGGAGCACCCCGTCCTCAGTACCCGCGACAACATCATCGTAATTGCCGACGAGTGCCACCGCACACAGTACGGTCTGGTGCAGGGCTTTGCCAACAACCTGCGCCGCGCACTGCCGCAGGCCAGTTTCATCGGCTTCACCGGCACGCCCGTCGACAGCAAAGACGCCGACACCGTAGCCGTGTTCGGCGACATCATCCATACCTACGACATCCGCCAGGCCACCGAAGACAAAGCCGTGGTGCCGATCTACTACGAGCCGCGCCTGGCCAAACTACACCTGGGCAACGAGCAACTTGAAGAAGAAGCCGAAGAGATAACCGGCGGTCTGGAAGAGCACGAGAAGAACCGCATTTTGTGGGCCGCCATGGAAGATGCAGCCGGTGCCAAAGAGCGCGTAGAAGCCATCGCCCGCGACATCCTGCAGCACTATACCTCACGTGAGAAGAGCCTGAGCGGCAAAGCGATGATCGTGTGCATGAGCCGCCGCAATTGCATGAAGCTCTACGACGCCCTCTCCGCCCTGGAAGGCTGCCCCGAAGTAGCCGTGATCATGACCACCAACATCGCCAAAGATCCTGTTGCCTGGAACCCGCATGTGCGCAGCAAAGAGCAGATGGAAGGTATCAAAGCCCGCTTCAAAGACCCGGATGATCCACTAAAACTTGTGATCGTGCGCGACATGTGGCTCACCGGCTTCGACAACCCCGCCATGCACACCTTGTATGTCGACAAAGTAATGAGCGGCCACAACCTGATACAAGCCGTCAACCGCGTCGCCACCGTCTTCCGCGACAAACCCAGCGGCCTGATAGTAGACTACATCGGTATCGGCGACAAGCTGCGCGATGCGACGAAGAAGTATACCTCCGCAGGCGGCGAAGGCAAAGTGACTTTTGATATTGAAGAGGCATATTCGCTCACGCAGGAAGTAATTCACCTCTTGCAGGAAGTGATGCCGGAAGACTTTAACTATATCACCTGGCCTGCCCTGGCTGGTTCGGACAAAATCAAGTTGGTCAGCCAGGCCACAAACTATGTGGTATCAGAGGATGAGCGGTGCAAAGCCTTTATGCTGAACGAGAAGAAGCTCAGCAGCCTCGCTCCTATTGTCAAGAGCCACGCCAGCATCAACGACATTGCCTTAGACCTAATCTTCTTCCAACACGTTGGTGCAGCGGTACGGAAGGTAAAGTACCCAAGCACTAACATCAAAAAATCGCAGGGCCAGATTAAGGACCTGATCCATCGCTCTATTGAGAGCGAGGACGTGGTGGATGTGTTTCAGATGGCGGGAATTGAGCGTTTCGACATCTCCATCATCAACGACGATTTCCTGGCTACGGCTAAAGAGCAGAAGACTGGCAACGAATTGAAACTAGAACTTCTGCGCCAGATCATGAATGATGAAATAAAAGTGCGCTCCATGAAGAACCTGGTCAAGTATAGGAAGCTGAAAGAGGAAGTGGAACGCATCATCTCCGACTACCACAACCACTTCTTTGACAGCTTGGTAGCCATGGAAAAGCTGCGCGAAGTAGCCAGGCATATCCAGGAAGAGGACGAACGCCGCAACCAACTGGGGCTTACTGAAGAGGAAGAAGCCTTCTACGAGATCCTGGCCAAACACCCCAACGCCGTGCAAGACTTCGACCTGATAAAAGAGCTGGTGCAGAAGATACTGGCCGAAGTAAAGAAAAGCGCCTCACAGCCCGACTGGTACAAGAAGGACGATACCAAAGCTCAGCTACAGCTAGCCGTGAAAAAGGTGCTGCGCTTTAAGGTAAAAGCCGAGCTGCAGGAGATACTGGATGAGGTGATGGAACAGGCTGAAGCCAGGTACAAGGAGTACAATATGAGTGTGGCGTAG
- a CDS encoding antitoxin Xre/MbcA/ParS toxin-binding domain-containing protein, with the protein MEIKLIRNEEDYKDALRQIKALWNAVPGTPDWDRLEILSMLVSRYEEEHYPIDEPDPIEYIRVRMEELGLRHEDLVPYIGSKESVTEVLDGKRPLSLEIIRNLHRGLGFSLETLIAEPSGLGFKTEPQPQPLKLDDPIAIKGIEVFEDEDDFQKWLNTRNTALGNVKPVDWLDTPERRKQVLNVLVCLEHGMYS; encoded by the coding sequence ATGGAAATAAAACTCATCCGCAACGAAGAAGATTACAAGGACGCACTTAGGCAAATCAAAGCACTGTGGAACGCTGTGCCTGGCACACCTGACTGGGACAGGCTGGAGATCCTTTCCATGCTCGTCAGCAGGTACGAGGAAGAGCATTATCCCATCGATGAACCTGACCCGATTGAGTACATCAGAGTCCGCATGGAGGAGCTAGGGCTCCGTCACGAGGACTTGGTGCCCTATATAGGCAGCAAGGAAAGCGTCACGGAGGTGCTTGATGGAAAACGCCCACTGTCTCTGGAGATAATCCGCAACTTGCACCGTGGGCTGGGTTTTTCCTTGGAGACGCTTATTGCCGAGCCTTCTGGACTAGGCTTTAAGACTGAACCACAGCCCCAACCTCTAAAGCTAGATGACCCTATCGCAATAAAAGGAATCGAGGTATTCGAGGATGAGGACGATTTTCAGAAGTGGCTCAACACCAGGAACACAGCCTTGGGGAATGTGAAACCTGTTGACTGGCTGGACACCCCGGAAAGAAGAAAGCAGGTGTTAAACGTGCTGGTGTGCCTCGAGCACGGGATGTACTCCTGA
- a CDS encoding recombinase family protein — MNRVAILVRVSKADQSYDRQVTELTEYAASQGYQVIELITEAVSGVKKNSERKGIQRLLRLAEGRKINKVLVHEVTRLGRDTAQVLATLEALHALQVSVVVKNYNIETLNPDGTVNAMAQFLLTILADIGRMERITLIERVKSGLEEARRKGKVLGRPQGSTKDIVRSHPKVVRYLRAGQSIRETAKLCGVGVSTVQRVKKALAC, encoded by the coding sequence ATGAACAGAGTTGCTATATTGGTTAGGGTGTCCAAGGCAGACCAGAGCTACGACAGGCAGGTGACAGAGCTCACGGAGTATGCCGCCTCACAGGGCTACCAGGTCATAGAACTGATCACCGAAGCCGTATCAGGGGTTAAAAAGAATTCAGAGCGCAAGGGCATACAGCGCCTGCTCAGACTGGCAGAGGGCAGGAAGATCAACAAGGTACTGGTACACGAGGTGACCAGGCTAGGCCGGGACACGGCGCAGGTGCTGGCTACTCTGGAAGCCCTGCACGCGCTCCAGGTGAGTGTAGTGGTGAAGAACTATAATATTGAGACGCTCAACCCTGACGGCACGGTAAATGCCATGGCCCAGTTCCTGCTCACCATCCTGGCAGACATCGGACGCATGGAGCGCATCACGTTGATCGAGCGGGTGAAGTCGGGGCTGGAGGAGGCTAGGCGCAAAGGCAAAGTGCTGGGCAGGCCGCAGGGAAGTACCAAGGATATTGTCAGGTCGCACCCGAAGGTAGTCCGCTATCTTAGGGCGGGGCAGTCCATCCGGGAGACGGCCAAACTCTGCGGGGTGGGGGTGAGCACCGTGCAGCGGGTAAAGAAGGCGCTGGCATGCTAA
- a CDS encoding SMEK domain-containing protein has protein sequence MNRNILLTSIQQSLARFKAEIEIATANSEYNLHLHSENVLIPLLNEVFDVNLLNGNYEEKNLSAVDLVDYKNRIAFQVTSTSSITKIKNTIQQFIKDKRYEQFDMLYFFILTEKQNSYNSDSIDTLINSHFSFDADEHIIDNISFYKRIQKINNVEKIRRIEKSLSSEFTDEKIDQRKEQLQYFDIQKLQSEKVYFNFLELSIPSTIYYSDLDIDTKLLKARITNRRKKGLGRKSRHISDRDLVKEAINSYDKDGNKYCQDWIVSENKLFTFRNLGDDTEILSKLVTNQVEEIDSNEFYELNEDYKKRFVSLLNFSLRERFAEKKFEWVEKEELYRYKAGKLAKSVKIEWTKDKKKSERQVIYERWDKDKNHIICFRHLAFTTSLRNFEGKWYLAIRPTWSFTSDGYKRSRFSEDYLTGIKRLEANKSVFSDFKFIGTHLSETKNENTLFSTLTTPYSLIIHSPVFAKFNPVINDEDWKPIREKKSDDNQLEVWE, from the coding sequence ATGAACAGAAATATACTCCTTACCAGTATACAGCAATCTTTAGCGAGATTTAAGGCTGAAATAGAAATTGCGACTGCTAATAGTGAGTATAATCTTCACTTACACTCCGAGAATGTTCTTATCCCTTTACTCAATGAAGTGTTTGATGTAAATCTCTTAAATGGCAACTACGAAGAGAAGAATTTGTCTGCTGTAGACTTAGTTGATTATAAGAACCGAATTGCCTTTCAAGTAACATCTACTTCATCAATTACAAAAATTAAGAATACAATTCAGCAATTTATTAAAGATAAGAGATATGAGCAGTTTGATATGCTTTATTTCTTCATCTTAACTGAAAAGCAGAATTCCTATAACTCGGACTCTATTGACACCTTGATAAACAGTCACTTTTCATTTGATGCTGATGAGCATATAATTGACAACATCAGCTTCTATAAAAGGATACAGAAGATAAATAATGTTGAAAAGATAAGAAGAATTGAGAAAAGCTTAAGTAGTGAATTCACTGATGAAAAAATAGATCAAAGAAAAGAACAACTTCAGTACTTTGATATTCAAAAATTACAGTCGGAGAAAGTATACTTTAACTTTTTAGAACTTTCCATACCAAGTACTATCTACTACTCAGATTTAGATATAGATACTAAGCTGCTAAAAGCGAGGATAACTAATAGAAGAAAAAAGGGATTAGGAAGAAAATCTCGACACATCAGTGATAGAGATTTAGTTAAAGAAGCTATTAATAGCTATGATAAAGATGGGAACAAGTACTGCCAAGACTGGATAGTTTCAGAAAATAAATTATTTACTTTCAGAAACTTAGGAGATGATACAGAAATATTATCTAAGCTTGTTACTAATCAAGTTGAGGAAATAGATAGCAATGAGTTTTATGAGTTGAACGAAGATTACAAAAAGCGATTTGTTAGTCTTCTAAATTTCTCTCTAAGAGAAAGATTTGCAGAAAAGAAATTTGAGTGGGTTGAAAAGGAAGAATTATATAGATATAAAGCTGGTAAATTAGCTAAATCGGTAAAAATTGAATGGACTAAAGATAAAAAGAAATCAGAGAGGCAAGTAATATATGAGCGATGGGACAAAGATAAAAACCATATAATTTGCTTTAGACATCTGGCTTTTACTACATCTCTTAGAAACTTTGAAGGTAAGTGGTATTTAGCTATAAGACCAACGTGGAGCTTTACAAGTGACGGTTATAAGAGAAGCCGCTTTTCAGAGGATTACTTAACCGGGATCAAACGATTAGAGGCAAATAAATCAGTTTTCTCAGATTTTAAATTTATAGGTACTCACCTTTCTGAGACTAAAAATGAAAATACTTTATTCTCAACATTAACTACACCATATAGTTTAATAATTCATTCTCCAGTTTTTGCTAAGTTCAATCCAGTTATAAACGACGAAGATTGGAAGCCAATTCGAGAAAAAAAATCAGATGACAATCAATTAGAAGTTTGGGAATGA
- a CDS encoding restriction endonuclease subunit S: MTNWNTYKLEEVISDFIDYRGKTPPKVSSGIPLITAKVVKSGSINEPNEFVPEAIYDKWMTRGIPEYGDVLLTTEAPLGEVAQLKFKHKVVVGQRLITLRGKNDILDNTYLKYSLQTKEMQARMEAVATGTTVIGIKSAELRKVEIDLPDLPSQYRIAEILSALDDKIELNRRMNQTLEQMAQTLFRQYFVDGIDEDNLPEGWREGKLGDIVDVKGGTTPSTKQPEFWNGSINWTSPKDLSSVRFPVLLDTEKKITEAGLKKISSGLLPVGTLLLSSRAPIGYLAITQIPVAINQGYIAILCEKGYSNYFMLFWLKENMSTIIQNANGSTFLEISKSVFKSIDLSIPPVELVEEFDAKVDALFQKLVLNEKESIKLTQLRDTLLPKLMSGEIDVMQIKPEELHEPVLS, from the coding sequence ATGACCAACTGGAATACCTATAAACTAGAAGAAGTAATCTCCGACTTCATAGATTATCGAGGCAAAACACCACCAAAGGTTTCTTCTGGTATACCTTTGATTACAGCTAAAGTAGTTAAGAGCGGTTCTATCAATGAGCCTAACGAATTTGTGCCAGAAGCTATCTATGATAAGTGGATGACTCGCGGTATACCTGAGTATGGAGATGTTCTTCTAACTACTGAAGCTCCCCTTGGTGAAGTTGCACAGCTTAAATTCAAGCATAAAGTTGTAGTTGGTCAGCGATTGATTACGCTACGTGGTAAGAATGATATACTTGATAATACTTACCTAAAGTATAGCCTGCAGACAAAAGAAATGCAGGCTCGCATGGAAGCTGTTGCTACTGGTACAACGGTTATAGGTATAAAATCAGCTGAACTAAGAAAAGTAGAGATTGATTTACCCGATCTCCCCTCCCAATACCGCATAGCCGAAATCTTATCTGCGCTGGATGACAAAATAGAGCTGAACCGCCGCATGAACCAAACGCTGGAGCAAATGGCGCAAACGCTCTTCCGGCAGTATTTTGTGGATGGAATTGATGAAGATAATCTGCCGGAGGGATGGCGTGAAGGAAAGCTGGGCGATATAGTTGATGTTAAGGGCGGCACTACTCCAAGTACAAAACAGCCTGAATTCTGGAATGGAAGTATAAACTGGACTTCGCCTAAAGATTTATCATCTGTAAGATTTCCTGTTTTACTCGATACAGAAAAGAAAATCACAGAAGCCGGACTAAAGAAAATCAGCTCTGGTTTACTACCTGTTGGCACTTTGCTTCTTTCATCAAGAGCGCCAATTGGATACCTTGCTATTACGCAAATACCTGTTGCTATCAATCAGGGGTACATTGCCATACTTTGCGAGAAGGGATACTCAAACTACTTCATGCTTTTCTGGCTAAAAGAGAACATGAGTACGATCATCCAAAATGCAAACGGCTCTACCTTCCTTGAAATCAGCAAATCGGTTTTCAAAAGTATAGATTTAAGTATACCTCCTGTTGAGTTAGTTGAGGAATTTGACGCTAAAGTAGATGCGCTATTCCAGAAGTTGGTGTTAAACGAAAAGGAAAGTATAAAACTTACCCAACTCCGCGACACGCTCCTTCCCAAACTCATGTCGGGAGAAATTGATGTAATGCAAATCAAACCGGAAGAGCTGCATGAGCCAGTACTTAGCTGA
- a CDS encoding type I restriction-modification system subunit M, which produces MAKKNTPAAAPKADIDFENELWNAANELRGAVAENQYKDYVLSLLFLKHLSERFEIRKQELQLSFADPQSDYYNIEQHQQTEVLEDELEYQVKNVYRLPKEATWTYLRENAEQDDIKVKVDQAFVLIDEILSKRNPDYKGVLEPIFVKSQLSPTQVAGLINLFSKENFSEINNPESDIYGRVYEYYIGKFAMAEGSGAGQFFTPGSVVRLLVEMLEPLKGRIMDLACGSGGMFVQSLKFLQAHGGDKNDISIYGQERYEGTLRLCKMNLLLRNLSFDVKLGDSLLQDRFPDLKADYALMNPPFNISNWHPELLPDNDPRLFGSKDTFTTPGNANYMWFQTLWHHLSERGTAGVVMANGAMTTGSAGEKNVREHMIQQGMVDCIVQMPDKLFLTTGIPACIFILSKNRDGRDGEHRERKNDILFIDARKLGTMASRRLRVFENADVARIADTYHTWRNLGGSYTDTEGFCKAATLAEVAANNYVLSPGRYVGSEVEEDDGVPFDEKMKLLTTELAAQLEESALLEKLIRENLEGIGFSI; this is translated from the coding sequence ATGGCCAAGAAGAATACCCCTGCCGCTGCACCCAAGGCAGATATAGATTTTGAAAACGAACTCTGGAATGCTGCCAACGAACTGCGCGGCGCTGTAGCCGAGAACCAGTACAAAGACTATGTGCTGTCGCTACTGTTTTTAAAGCACCTTTCCGAGCGATTTGAGATACGCAAGCAGGAGCTGCAGCTATCGTTTGCAGACCCGCAAAGCGACTACTATAACATAGAACAGCACCAGCAGACCGAGGTGCTGGAAGACGAACTGGAGTACCAGGTAAAGAACGTGTACCGTTTGCCAAAAGAAGCTACCTGGACCTACCTGCGCGAGAACGCCGAGCAGGACGACATCAAGGTGAAAGTGGACCAGGCCTTTGTGCTGATCGACGAGATTTTGAGCAAGCGCAACCCCGACTACAAAGGCGTGCTGGAGCCGATTTTCGTGAAAAGCCAGCTCTCCCCTACGCAGGTGGCCGGGCTCATCAACCTGTTCTCCAAAGAGAATTTCTCCGAGATCAACAACCCCGAATCCGACATCTACGGCCGCGTGTATGAGTACTACATCGGCAAGTTTGCCATGGCCGAAGGCTCCGGTGCGGGGCAGTTCTTTACGCCAGGCTCGGTGGTGCGTTTGCTCGTGGAGATGCTGGAGCCGCTCAAAGGCCGCATCATGGACCTGGCCTGTGGCTCGGGTGGTATGTTTGTGCAGAGCCTGAAGTTCCTGCAGGCGCACGGCGGCGACAAAAACGACATCTCCATTTACGGGCAGGAGCGCTACGAAGGCACGCTACGCCTCTGCAAAATGAACCTGCTGCTACGCAACCTCTCCTTTGACGTGAAGCTGGGCGACTCGTTGCTGCAGGACCGCTTCCCTGACCTGAAGGCCGACTACGCCCTCATGAACCCGCCGTTCAACATCAGCAACTGGCACCCGGAATTATTGCCTGACAACGACCCGAGACTTTTCGGTTCTAAAGACACCTTTACCACACCTGGCAACGCCAACTACATGTGGTTCCAGACGCTGTGGCACCACCTCTCGGAGCGCGGCACGGCAGGCGTGGTGATGGCCAATGGCGCTATGACCACCGGAAGCGCCGGCGAAAAGAATGTACGCGAGCACATGATTCAGCAAGGTATGGTAGACTGCATTGTGCAGATGCCTGACAAGCTGTTCCTGACCACCGGCATACCGGCCTGTATCTTTATTCTGAGCAAGAACCGCGATGGCCGCGACGGCGAGCACCGTGAGCGCAAAAACGATATCCTCTTTATTGATGCCCGCAAACTGGGTACTATGGCCAGCCGCCGCCTGCGTGTGTTCGAGAATGCCGACGTGGCCCGCATTGCCGACACCTACCATACCTGGCGCAACCTGGGCGGCAGCTACACCGACACCGAAGGCTTCTGCAAGGCCGCTACCTTAGCCGAAGTAGCCGCCAATAATTACGTGCTCTCACCGGGCCGCTACGTGGGCTCCGAGGTTGAGGAAGATGACGGCGTGCCGTTTGATGAGAAAATGAAGCTGCTGACTACCGAACTGGCTGCTCAGCTTGAGGAAAGCGCCCTGCTGGAGAAGCTGATTCGGGAGAATCTGGAGGGGATTGGGTTTAGTATTTGA
- a CDS encoding cation transporter codes for MKKTVFEIPKMDCPSEENLIRMKLDGILEIKNLEFDLSNRKLTVYHTDKLEQIENSILELNLGGKRLQTEQSDKSEFEEQANQRKLLWIVLAINFAFFIVEIIFGLISKSMGLVADSLDMLADSLVYGISLFAVGGTLARKKKTAKTAGYFQLTLAVIGFMEVVRRFIGAEKLPDFSTMIIVSILALTANVICLYLLQKSKSKEAHMQASMIFTSNDVIINAGVILAGLLVMWLGSGLPDLVIGAIVFVIVIQGAMRILKLGK; via the coding sequence ATGAAAAAAACAGTTTTTGAAATTCCTAAAATGGATTGCCCCTCCGAAGAGAATCTAATCAGAATGAAGCTTGATGGAATTTTGGAAATAAAGAATCTGGAATTTGACCTCTCCAACCGGAAATTAACTGTTTACCACACGGACAAATTAGAACAAATTGAAAACTCTATACTAGAATTGAACCTAGGCGGGAAACGGCTTCAAACCGAGCAGTCGGACAAGTCGGAATTTGAAGAGCAAGCAAACCAGCGGAAGTTGCTGTGGATTGTTCTGGCAATAAACTTCGCCTTTTTCATTGTTGAGATAATTTTTGGGTTAATATCCAAGTCAATGGGATTAGTGGCGGACAGTCTGGACATGTTGGCCGACTCATTGGTATATGGGATTAGCCTGTTTGCCGTTGGCGGTACGTTGGCAAGAAAAAAGAAAACCGCGAAGACAGCCGGATACTTCCAGCTAACATTGGCAGTCATCGGATTTATGGAAGTAGTCAGAAGGTTCATAGGTGCTGAAAAATTGCCCGACTTCTCAACCATGATTATAGTCTCAATTCTGGCTCTTACCGCAAATGTGATTTGCCTGTACTTGCTCCAGAAGTCAAAAAGCAAAGAAGCCCACATGCAGGCAAGCATGATATTCACTTCAAATGACGTCATTATAAATGCCGGAGTAATCTTGGCCGGACTTTTGGTAATGTGGCTCGGTTCAGGTTTGCCCGACCTGGTTATTGGAGCAATTGTTTTTGTCATTGTGATTCAAGGCGCAATGAGAATCTTAAAACTTGGAAAATAA